One part of the Dasypus novemcinctus isolate mDasNov1 chromosome 27, mDasNov1.1.hap2, whole genome shotgun sequence genome encodes these proteins:
- the THY1 gene encoding thy-1 membrane glycoprotein, which yields MNPAVGIALLLAVLQMARGQKVTSLTACLVDQSLRLDCRHENTTTLPIQYEFSLTRETKKHVLFGTVGVPEHTYRSRTNFTSKYNIKVLYLSGFTSKDEGTYTCELRLSGQPPSISNKNISVYRDKLVKCEGISLLAQNTSWLLLLLLSLPLLQATDIISL from the exons ATGAACCCCGCAGTTGGCATTGCTCTCCTGCTGGCAG TTTTGCAGATGGCCCGAGGGCAGAAGGTGACCAGCCTGACGGCCTGCCTGGTGGACCAGAGCCTGCGCCTGGACTGCCGCCACGAGAACACCACCACCTTGCCCATCCAGTATGAGTTCAGCCTGACCCGTGAGACGAAGAAGCACGTGCTCTTTGGTACCGTGGGGGTGCCTGAGCACACGTACCGCTCCCGAACCAACTTCACCAGCAAGTACAACATCAAGGTCCTCTACTTGTCCGGCTTCACCAGCAAGGACGAGGGCACCTACACCTGTGAACTCCGCCTCTCTGGCCAGCCTCCCAGCATCTCCAAcaagaatatctctgtctacagaG ACAAACTGGTCAAGTGTGAGGGCATAAGCCTGCTGGCCCAGAACACCtcgtggctgctgctgctgctgctctccctgcccctcctccaggccACGGACATCATTTCCCTGTGA